A genome region from Cloacibacillus sp. includes the following:
- the fabK gene encoding enoyl-[acyl-carrier-protein] reductase FabK → MFEQNPVTNLLKIKYPIIQGGMAWVADADLAAAVSNGGGLGIIAAANMPADLLEQQLIKIRTLTDKPFGLNIMLLSPTADDALELAAKHSVPVVTTGAGMPGKVLDKLKPLGTTVIPVVASVSHAERIAKQGADAVIAEGMEAGGHIGEITTMNLVPQIADAVNLPVIAAGGIADGRGAAAAFVLGAAGVQMGTRFVCAEECNVHINYKQKIVKANDRATAVTGRSLGHPVRAIKNKFIKQYEELEKRGASAEELEALGAGKLRLAVVDGDTEMGSLMAGQSAGLVHAIEPAAVIIESVISQMNNILSEMARYNR, encoded by the coding sequence ATGTTTGAACAAAATCCGGTAACGAACCTGCTGAAAATCAAATATCCCATCATACAGGGCGGAATGGCTTGGGTCGCGGACGCGGACCTCGCGGCGGCGGTCAGCAACGGCGGCGGTCTTGGAATAATCGCCGCGGCTAACATGCCCGCCGACCTTCTGGAGCAACAGCTGATAAAGATCAGGACTCTGACCGATAAGCCCTTCGGGCTTAATATAATGCTGCTGTCGCCGACGGCCGACGACGCGCTGGAGCTTGCCGCGAAGCATAGTGTCCCCGTAGTGACGACAGGCGCGGGTATGCCCGGCAAAGTGCTTGACAAGCTCAAGCCGCTCGGCACGACCGTCATTCCCGTCGTCGCCTCCGTTTCGCATGCCGAGCGCATCGCCAAGCAGGGCGCGGACGCGGTGATCGCCGAAGGCATGGAGGCGGGCGGACATATAGGAGAGATCACGACCATGAACCTCGTGCCGCAAATTGCGGACGCCGTAAATCTCCCCGTGATCGCCGCGGGCGGCATCGCTGACGGACGCGGCGCGGCGGCGGCATTTGTGCTCGGGGCTGCGGGCGTTCAGATGGGTACGCGCTTTGTCTGCGCCGAAGAGTGTAACGTACACATAAATTATAAACAAAAAATAGTCAAGGCCAACGACCGCGCCACCGCGGTGACGGGACGCTCTCTTGGGCATCCGGTGCGCGCGATAAAAAATAAATTCATCAAACAGTACGAAGAACTTGAAAAGAGGGGCGCTTCTGCTGAGGAGCTGGAGGCTCTCGGAGCTGGAAAGCTGCGCCTTGCCGTCGTTGATGGGGATACCGAGATGGGTTCCCTGATGGCGGGACAGTCCGCGGGACTCGTCCATGCCATTGAACCGGCGGCCGTCATTATAGAGAGCGTTATCTCTCAGATGAACAACATTCTTTCAGAAATGGCGAGGTATAACAGATGA
- a CDS encoding beta-ketoacyl-ACP synthase III: MAIINGYPVKIAGTGKYIPEKVMTNFDFEKFLDTSDEWIQSRTGIKKRHIAADDERCSDLAYKAGLAALADAGLQPDDLDLIIVATDTPDTYCPCTSAKVQGKLGANNAGAYDVLAGCTGSLTAMLTAIGGVASGVWNNVLVIGAEDFTSVLDWNDRSTCILFGDGAGACILTRSEEGGPRFVSGEIVADGNKYDLITIDKEEGIPSPVLRMKGSEVFRFVNTHLPPFLKNFCEKSGITPAEVDFWVLHQANTRIIDGLFKRLGVSTDRTLVNLENYGNTSAASLVVTLDESMKEGRLKRGEKVMFTAFGAGMTLGALLYEA, encoded by the coding sequence ATGGCAATAATTAATGGATACCCCGTGAAAATCGCGGGAACCGGGAAATATATCCCGGAAAAGGTAATGACTAATTTTGATTTTGAGAAGTTTCTTGACACCAGCGACGAATGGATACAGAGCCGCACCGGCATCAAAAAGCGCCACATCGCCGCGGATGACGAAAGATGCAGCGACCTGGCCTACAAGGCGGGGTTGGCGGCGCTGGCGGACGCCGGGCTGCAGCCGGACGATCTGGACCTTATAATTGTCGCTACGGATACTCCCGACACCTATTGTCCATGTACCTCGGCGAAGGTGCAGGGCAAGCTGGGCGCTAATAACGCCGGTGCCTATGACGTCCTGGCTGGATGTACGGGAAGCCTCACCGCGATGCTGACGGCGATCGGCGGCGTTGCGAGCGGCGTTTGGAACAACGTGCTTGTCATTGGCGCGGAGGATTTCACGAGCGTTCTTGACTGGAATGACCGTTCGACCTGCATTCTCTTCGGCGACGGCGCGGGCGCGTGCATCCTTACGCGTTCGGAGGAGGGCGGCCCCCGCTTTGTCTCCGGCGAAATAGTGGCTGACGGCAACAAATATGACCTGATAACGATAGACAAAGAAGAGGGCATTCCCTCGCCGGTTCTGCGTATGAAAGGCTCTGAAGTGTTCCGTTTCGTCAATACGCACCTGCCTCCTTTCCTCAAGAATTTCTGTGAAAAATCGGGGATAACTCCGGCGGAGGTGGATTTCTGGGTGCTGCATCAGGCCAACACGCGAATCATTGACGGCCTCTTCAAGCGTCTCGGCGTCTCCACCGACCGTACCCTCGTCAATCTGGAAAATTATGGAAATACATCCGCCGCATCTCTGGTAGTGACCCTCGACGAATCGATGAAAGAGGGCCGCTTAAAGAGAGGGGAGAAGGTAATGTTCACTGCTTTCGGCGCGGGTATGACCCTTGGAGCGCTGCTCTACGAGGCGTAA
- the plsX gene encoding phosphate acyltransferase PlsX, producing the protein MLIALDAMGGDHAPEEPCKGAILACREKPHLSIALVGDSEKIKPLIEKAERNVRSRLNIVHTDEVISGSDSPSLSIRRKKNSSLVVGFEMVRSKEADGIVSSGNTGAIAAGAVLLLGRIPGIDRPGLGAVLPVLNRSTLLMDVGGTVRCKPINLLHFAQMGSIYMKLFQNVENPSIRLLSNGEEMTKGDDVISAARELIEASSLNFQGYAEGKDIPNGVSDVVICDGFTGNVIIKFGEGLGELLKSQFKEEYIHHTLPKIGLFFMWPAMKRVMGRFDWEKYGGSPVLGVNGSVVKVHGRSKANAIAHALTGAANFIERNGVDRIREEIARGVQNGNN; encoded by the coding sequence ATGCTGATAGCACTGGATGCAATGGGCGGAGACCACGCGCCCGAGGAACCGTGCAAAGGCGCGATTCTTGCCTGCAGAGAAAAGCCTCACCTCTCGATCGCGCTTGTAGGCGACAGCGAAAAGATAAAGCCGCTCATTGAAAAGGCGGAGAGAAACGTACGTTCCAGGCTTAATATAGTTCATACCGACGAGGTGATAAGCGGCAGTGATTCTCCCTCTCTTTCGATCAGGAGGAAGAAAAACTCCAGTCTCGTAGTAGGGTTTGAAATGGTCCGCTCCAAGGAGGCAGACGGCATCGTCTCCTCCGGCAATACCGGAGCGATCGCGGCGGGCGCGGTGCTCCTTCTCGGACGCATTCCTGGAATAGACCGCCCCGGGCTTGGCGCGGTGCTGCCGGTGCTCAACCGCTCAACGCTGCTTATGGACGTAGGCGGAACGGTACGCTGCAAGCCGATCAACCTGCTGCATTTCGCGCAGATGGGTTCTATATATATGAAGCTTTTTCAGAATGTTGAAAATCCCTCTATCCGTCTGCTCAGCAACGGCGAGGAGATGACGAAGGGGGACGACGTGATCTCCGCGGCGCGGGAGCTGATAGAGGCCAGCAGCCTTAACTTCCAGGGATACGCGGAGGGCAAGGATATTCCCAACGGCGTATCCGACGTCGTCATCTGCGACGGTTTCACCGGCAACGTGATAATCAAATTCGGCGAGGGGCTTGGAGAGCTGTTGAAGAGCCAGTTTAAAGAGGAATATATACACCACACACTGCCGAAGATTGGACTTTTCTTTATGTGGCCCGCGATGAAACGGGTGATGGGCCGTTTTGACTGGGAGAAATACGGCGGCTCCCCCGTGCTCGGCGTAAACGGAAGCGTTGTCAAGGTACACGGACGCTCCAAGGCAAACGCCATAGCGCACGCCCTTACGGGAGCGGCCAATTTTATAGAACGTAACGGTGTTGACAGAATAAGAGAAGAAATAGCGCGAGGAGTACAAAATGGCAATAATTAA
- the fapR gene encoding transcription factor FapR: protein MRSEGRKQRHRQLIKLIESNPLMTDEEISSALGVSLSTVRLDRVLLAIPELRERMRSMAEHATSRLKSLCADEVVGELVGLEPNKWALSMLSTNPEMAFRQTEMVSDYYIYAQAALLAIATIDAEMVVIATARLKYCQPAYLGDKIIARSKVGTHKGNKYVVSVHSRSGDREIFVGRFVVAAIDAHNNEKLGDEIC, encoded by the coding sequence ATGCGTTCGGAAGGCAGAAAACAGAGGCACAGGCAGCTTATAAAACTGATAGAGTCAAATCCTCTGATGACGGACGAGGAGATATCCTCGGCGCTTGGCGTCAGCCTGAGTACTGTGCGCCTCGACCGGGTGCTGCTTGCGATTCCCGAGCTGCGCGAGCGGATGCGCTCGATGGCGGAGCACGCCACGAGCCGCCTGAAATCGCTCTGCGCGGATGAGGTCGTCGGGGAGCTTGTGGGGCTTGAGCCAAATAAATGGGCCCTTTCGATGCTTTCGACAAATCCGGAGATGGCCTTTCGGCAGACGGAAATGGTCAGCGATTATTATATCTACGCGCAGGCCGCGCTGCTGGCGATCGCGACGATAGATGCCGAAATGGTGGTAATTGCGACGGCGCGCCTCAAATATTGCCAGCCCGCCTATTTGGGAGACAAAATCATCGCCCGTTCGAAGGTCGGCACGCATAAGGGAAACAAATATGTCGTCAGCGTCCATTCGCGCAGCGGCGACAGGGAGATATTTGTCGGACGCTTTGTGGTCGCCGCGATAGACGCTCACAATAACGAAAAATTGGGGGACGAAATATGCTGA
- the rpmF gene encoding 50S ribosomal protein L32, producing the protein MATPKRRVSHARTHNRKAHWLGELEAPSLTACKHCGEMIQTYRACPACGYYKGRQVVKIAEEKTTD; encoded by the coding sequence ATGGCAACACCTAAGAGGCGAGTATCCCATGCCCGCACACACAACCGCAAGGCCCATTGGCTCGGTGAGCTCGAGGCCCCCAGCCTTACGGCCTGCAAGCATTGCGGCGAAATGATCCAGACCTACCGCGCCTGCCCGGCGTGCGGCTACTACAAAGGCCGCCAGGTCGTTAAGATCGCTGAAGAAAAGACAACAGATTAA
- a CDS encoding DUF177 domain-containing protein encodes MEKYLEEAPKSWKYRLVLAAVPKDGAPYEDSFSVHIDRPVSYWDQIYTFLSDPKVRVEAYRSEGRVLVTVSLRTEVSVPCARCLEPARAEVGGELRYIFSLRRDEQQREKAEENKDGEEEIIILDSWEDEIDLGQLIWEVLITALPGAVLCSPDCLGLCPQCGANLNLGPCGCKKESRDPRFDVLRNFVEDSGK; translated from the coding sequence ATGGAAAAATATCTGGAAGAGGCTCCCAAAAGCTGGAAGTACCGGCTCGTGCTCGCCGCCGTTCCCAAGGACGGCGCTCCGTACGAGGACAGCTTTTCTGTGCACATTGACAGGCCGGTGAGCTACTGGGACCAGATATACACATTCCTCTCCGACCCGAAGGTGCGGGTGGAGGCTTACCGTTCGGAGGGGCGCGTGCTTGTCACCGTCTCCCTTCGGACGGAGGTCAGCGTGCCCTGCGCGCGCTGCCTGGAGCCCGCCCGCGCTGAGGTTGGCGGAGAGCTGCGGTACATTTTCTCTCTGCGCCGTGACGAGCAGCAGCGGGAAAAGGCTGAGGAAAACAAAGACGGAGAAGAGGAGATCATCATCCTTGATTCATGGGAGGATGAGATCGATCTGGGACAGCTCATCTGGGAGGTCCTTATCACCGCGCTGCCCGGCGCGGTACTCTGCTCGCCGGACTGCTTGGGGTTATGTCCCCAGTGCGGCGCCAACCTCAACTTGGGTCCCTGCGGATGCAAAAAGGAGAGCCGTGACCCGCGTTTCGATGTTCTGAGAAATTTTGTGGAAGATAGCGGCAAATAG
- a CDS encoding acetate kinase has product MKILVLNCGSSSLKYQLIEMDGEKVLAKGLVERIGIEGSRIKHTKTGMDAVTREVPFPNHSAAIKYVLDILVDPELGVLKNLDELYATGHRIVHGGEKFTKSVLVTPEVVKGIEEVIPLAPLHNPANLQGLKAVMDVLPGKPNVVVFDTAFHQTMPPKAFIYGTPYDCYEKDRVRRYGFHGTSHGYVAHRAAEILGKDIKDLKIITCHLGNGSSITAVDGGKSVDTSMGYGTAEGVLMGTRSGNIDPSVMIYLMERYGDAQKVSDIVHKQAGLLGVSGISSDLRDVEEAAANGNERAKIAQDILITGVKKYIGSFAAEMGGVDVVVFTAGIGENGIGFRKEVCEQMEFMGIKIDPEKNNCRGKEVVFSTPDSKVTVMVVPTDEEMAIARDTKRCAEEAK; this is encoded by the coding sequence ATGAAAATTCTTGTTCTCAATTGCGGCAGCTCGTCTTTGAAGTATCAGCTCATCGAAATGGACGGCGAAAAGGTCCTTGCGAAGGGGCTCGTCGAGCGTATCGGCATCGAAGGCTCGCGCATCAAGCACACCAAGACCGGTATGGACGCGGTAACGCGCGAAGTTCCGTTCCCCAACCACTCGGCGGCCATCAAATACGTCCTCGACATTCTCGTCGATCCTGAGCTCGGCGTGCTCAAGAACCTCGACGAGCTTTACGCCACCGGCCACCGTATAGTTCACGGCGGCGAAAAATTCACCAAGTCGGTGCTTGTCACGCCCGAAGTCGTCAAGGGCATCGAAGAGGTCATCCCCCTCGCGCCGCTTCACAATCCCGCCAACCTTCAGGGACTCAAGGCCGTCATGGATGTCCTTCCCGGAAAGCCGAACGTCGTCGTCTTCGACACCGCCTTCCATCAGACGATGCCGCCGAAGGCCTTCATCTACGGCACTCCCTATGACTGCTATGAGAAAGACCGCGTCCGCCGCTACGGCTTCCACGGCACCAGCCATGGCTATGTGGCGCACCGCGCCGCGGAGATCCTCGGCAAGGACATCAAAGACCTTAAGATAATCACCTGCCATCTCGGCAACGGCAGCTCGATCACTGCGGTGGACGGCGGCAAATCGGTCGACACCTCGATGGGCTACGGTACGGCGGAGGGCGTCCTGATGGGCACCAGAAGCGGCAATATCGACCCCTCGGTCATGATATACCTCATGGAGCGTTACGGCGACGCGCAGAAGGTCAGCGACATCGTCCACAAGCAGGCCGGGCTCCTCGGCGTCTCCGGTATCTCCAGCGACCTGCGCGACGTTGAAGAGGCGGCGGCCAACGGCAACGAGCGCGCGAAGATCGCGCAGGATATCCTCATCACCGGCGTGAAAAAGTATATCGGTTCCTTCGCGGCTGAGATGGGCGGCGTGGATGTAGTTGTCTTCACCGCCGGCATTGGCGAGAACGGCATCGGCTTCCGTAAAGAGGTCTGCGAGCAGATGGAATTCATGGGCATCAAGATCGATCCCGAGAAGAATAACTGCCGCGGCAAAGAGGTCGTCTTCAGCACCCCCGATTCAAAGGTCACTGTGATGGTCGTCCCGACGGACGAAGAGATGGCGATCGCGCGCGATACCAAGAGATGCGCGGAGGAAGCGAAGTAA
- a CDS encoding nucleotidyltransferase family protein, which yields MLYPVAGIVAEYNPLHKRHLYHIQKARELCSAEAVAAVLSSDFVQRGEPALLDKWTRAEAALRCGVDLVIELPVIFSSHNAGVFANAAVDILAATGVVTHLSFGVENPDCLVDSIVDILLKEPEPFKPLLKKHLACGLSYVEARARAAEEMLPGSAALLAGSNNTLALSYIKRIKEKSYDMRAVPVKRLGAAYNSTELEEFASATAIRAALRAGEKEAALSQMPTAAKDILADALKDGRACVGHNTLWRLLRALLLRTAPEELAKYAEISEGLEYRMREAAREAASFAEWCCACTSKRYPAGRIRRSAIHTLLGLSHWTNRAAQRLGPPYIRVLGMNETGRRLLHKMRDGAALPVVTTYGKAARLSRYTAETARYEALACELWEELIPNGRFGEEHKRKVIMV from the coding sequence ATGCTCTACCCCGTCGCCGGGATTGTTGCCGAATATAACCCGCTCCACAAGAGGCACCTCTATCACATACAAAAGGCCCGCGAGCTCTGCTCCGCCGAGGCCGTGGCCGCCGTTCTCTCCTCCGATTTCGTTCAGCGCGGCGAACCGGCCCTGCTGGATAAATGGACAAGAGCGGAGGCCGCCCTCCGCTGCGGCGTCGATCTCGTTATCGAGCTGCCCGTGATATTCTCCTCGCACAACGCCGGCGTATTCGCAAACGCCGCCGTGGACATACTCGCCGCGACCGGCGTGGTGACGCACCTCTCATTCGGCGTGGAGAATCCAGACTGCCTTGTGGATAGTATTGTTGATATTCTACTAAAAGAACCCGAACCTTTCAAGCCGTTACTGAAAAAACATCTGGCGTGCGGCCTCTCCTATGTCGAGGCGCGCGCGCGCGCGGCGGAAGAGATGCTCCCCGGAAGCGCCGCGCTGCTTGCGGGCAGCAACAACACGCTGGCGCTCTCGTATATAAAGAGGATAAAGGAAAAAAGCTACGACATGCGAGCCGTGCCGGTCAAACGCCTCGGCGCGGCCTACAACAGCACGGAGCTCGAAGAGTTTGCCAGCGCCACGGCAATACGCGCGGCGCTGAGAGCCGGAGAAAAAGAGGCGGCGCTTTCACAAATGCCGACGGCGGCGAAGGATATTCTCGCAGACGCGCTGAAAGATGGCCGCGCCTGCGTCGGCCATAACACATTATGGAGGCTGCTGCGCGCCCTGCTGCTGCGGACGGCCCCCGAAGAGCTGGCAAAATACGCGGAGATCAGCGAGGGGCTCGAATACAGAATGCGCGAGGCGGCAAGAGAGGCGGCGAGTTTCGCCGAATGGTGCTGTGCCTGCACCTCCAAACGTTACCCCGCGGGACGCATCCGGCGCTCGGCGATACATACGCTGTTGGGACTCAGCCACTGGACGAACCGCGCCGCCCAGCGCCTGGGACCGCCGTACATCCGCGTGCTCGGCATGAACGAAACGGGCCGGCGTCTGCTCCACAAGATGCGGGATGGCGCGGCGCTGCCCGTCGTGACGACATACGGCAAGGCGGCGCGGCTTTCGCGGTACACCGCGGAGACCGCGCGCTACGAGGCGCTGGCCTGCGAATTATGGGAAGAGCTGATACCTAACGGACGTTTCGGAGAGGAGCATAAAAGAAAGGTAATAATGGTATAA
- the coaD gene encoding pantetheine-phosphate adenylyltransferase yields MIRAVYPGSFDPITNGHIYISERAAALFDELIVAVLVNPEKRSTFSEEERQIMAREALVHLPNVKVKYFNGLLVDFMRQQQSRIIIRGLRALSDFEYEFQLAQMNRQLAPEIETFFIVTDAKYSYLSSRAIKDAFQFGGAVRDMVPPGVYRRLRERIPPRNL; encoded by the coding sequence ATGATTAGGGCAGTATATCCCGGGTCCTTCGACCCGATAACCAATGGTCACATATACATCTCCGAACGGGCCGCGGCTCTCTTCGACGAACTCATCGTCGCCGTGCTCGTGAACCCGGAGAAACGCTCCACCTTCAGCGAGGAGGAGCGGCAGATCATGGCGCGCGAGGCGCTTGTGCATCTGCCGAACGTCAAGGTCAAATACTTCAACGGCCTGCTCGTCGACTTTATGCGCCAGCAGCAGAGCCGTATCATCATCCGTGGTCTGCGCGCCCTCTCCGACTTTGAGTACGAATTCCAGCTAGCGCAGATGAACCGGCAGCTCGCTCCCGAGATAGAGACTTTCTTCATCGTCACCGACGCGAAATACTCCTACCTCTCCAGCCGCGCGATCAAAGACGCCTTCCAGTTCGGCGGCGCGGTGCGCGACATGGTTCCTCCTGGGGTCTACCGCCGCCTGCGCGAGAGGATACCGCCGCGGAATTTGTAA
- a CDS encoding RsmD family RNA methyltransferase → MRPTTGKVMLALFNILGNIHGRSFLDLFSGSGQIALMAAKKGAGSVVSVESERKRHAEIVKKAPSSVKCLCFDVRRAVARFAKNGEEFDIIFADPPYNLGWGEEFPKLMAANESILASGGVIIFEHSEEEEPAAMDETKWEREDRRYGGTVLSFYSRRNNDD, encoded by the coding sequence ATGAGACCGACGACCGGCAAGGTGATGCTGGCGCTCTTCAATATACTGGGAAACATTCACGGCAGGAGCTTTCTCGACCTCTTCTCCGGCAGCGGCCAGATAGCGCTGATGGCGGCGAAAAAGGGTGCGGGGTCGGTGGTCTCCGTCGAATCTGAACGGAAGCGCCACGCGGAGATCGTGAAAAAGGCGCCGTCCTCCGTGAAATGCCTCTGCTTTGACGTACGGCGCGCCGTCGCGCGCTTTGCGAAAAACGGCGAAGAATTCGATATAATATTCGCCGACCCGCCTTACAATTTGGGCTGGGGAGAGGAATTTCCCAAACTGATGGCGGCGAACGAGAGTATCTTAGCGTCCGGCGGCGTTATAATCTTTGAACATTCCGAAGAGGAAGAGCCCGCCGCGATGGACGAGACAAAGTGGGAGCGCGAGGACAGAAGATACGGCGGCACCGTGCTCAGCTTCTACAGCAGGAGGAATAACGATGATTAG
- a CDS encoding MFS transporter, with protein MSTARTNTSISDQNKRTLFGVIFLYGLNDMHSTALPTVIPMLAKSISLTMSQAGFLNALFGLTNIFGQPMFGFIADKLRRPWLAVWGPLLSVAGASLLPLAPSYGTAFIFVGMMSVGTALFHPQGTGRCGAAAGGNALAFYLSLFQASGSFGSAVGPIYVVFMISMLGKPLFPLTIIPAVALICLYIWRHMEARTEDEIREMSARPRQHFFENLRYLISKVGWIVSITSMRDAVFQSIKIFLPTLLITRGSSIAMGGMTLFAATLSATLAGVVGGKLADVIGDERVLLGALAISPVFLIVGLHDSSLLCLISLMVGFAFLQASTPVTTAMAQRRCPDSRSMVSSLSNGVSWGIANLFVTPVGIIADIVGLQATLNVVAFLPWIVTILYTGRRLLKK; from the coding sequence ATGAGCACCGCACGGACAAACACTTCCATTTCGGACCAGAATAAGAGAACGCTTTTCGGCGTGATTTTCCTGTACGGCCTGAACGATATGCATTCTACGGCCCTGCCCACGGTGATCCCGATGCTCGCTAAGTCTATCTCCCTGACGATGAGCCAGGCCGGCTTTCTCAACGCCCTCTTCGGCCTCACGAATATATTCGGGCAGCCGATGTTCGGCTTTATCGCGGATAAGCTGCGGCGTCCCTGGCTCGCAGTATGGGGGCCGCTGCTCTCTGTGGCCGGCGCCTCATTGCTGCCTCTGGCTCCGAGTTACGGTACGGCCTTTATCTTCGTAGGCATGATGAGCGTGGGAACGGCGCTCTTTCACCCCCAGGGTACCGGCAGGTGCGGCGCGGCGGCAGGAGGTAACGCCCTCGCCTTTTACCTCTCGCTCTTTCAGGCCAGCGGCAGCTTCGGCAGCGCCGTCGGGCCGATATATGTCGTCTTCATGATCTCAATGCTGGGCAAGCCTCTTTTCCCCCTTACAATCATTCCCGCGGTGGCGCTTATCTGCCTCTATATCTGGCGGCACATGGAGGCGCGCACGGAGGACGAGATACGGGAGATGAGCGCCAGACCACGCCAGCATTTTTTTGAAAATCTGCGCTATCTGATCTCCAAGGTAGGATGGATCGTCTCAATAACGAGCATGCGCGACGCCGTTTTCCAGTCGATCAAAATATTCCTGCCGACGCTTCTCATTACACGCGGCAGCAGCATCGCGATGGGCGGCATGACGCTTTTCGCCGCCACTCTTTCGGCCACGCTAGCGGGCGTGGTGGGAGGAAAGCTCGCCGATGTGATCGGCGACGAAAGGGTGCTATTGGGGGCGCTTGCCATTTCTCCCGTCTTTCTCATCGTCGGCCTTCATGACTCAAGCCTCCTCTGCCTGATTTCGTTGATGGTGGGATTCGCCTTTTTGCAGGCCAGTACGCCTGTCACGACCGCGATGGCCCAGAGGCGCTGTCCCGACTCCCGCAGCATGGTAAGTTCGCTTTCCAACGGAGTCTCATGGGGTATCGCGAATCTCTTCGTCACTCCCGTAGGCATCATCGCCGATATCGTCGGGCTGCAGGCTACGCTGAACGTCGTCGCCTTCCTGCCGTGGATCGTCACCATCCTGTACACAGGCAGGCGGCTGCTCAAAAAATAG
- the trmB gene encoding tRNA (guanosine(46)-N7)-methyltransferase TrmB, giving the protein MSWNLSKVIVSQNDGLPVDWREMSPSGRIFVEIGFGNGEFLEYLSRSNPEVLIVGIEVSQWCAAKGARRILAAGYENARVMHGDARFLLRHCFAPESVERVYMNFPCPWPKTRHASRRVTVPSFSDLMNYLICPGGSFELATDVDWYAQETAEVFSVNPAFRADPVEINPLRPYVTKYERKWKAMGKDTWHLTIYKDTEITEKPEGEDDWPMECEASTKKSVKEVIDSLKDREGEGVGGRGHWVFRDAFLSDGGVGLLLVITSDEGFEQHFYLKVIPNPRGVTIKVDSVGHPYRTPAMRAALLKALAAAEQQ; this is encoded by the coding sequence ATGTCATGGAATCTTAGCAAAGTCATCGTCAGCCAAAACGACGGACTGCCCGTCGACTGGCGCGAAATGTCACCCTCCGGGCGCATATTTGTCGAGATCGGTTTTGGCAACGGAGAGTTCCTCGAATATCTTTCCCGCAGCAACCCTGAAGTGCTCATCGTCGGCATCGAGGTCTCTCAGTGGTGCGCCGCGAAGGGCGCGCGCCGGATACTCGCCGCCGGATACGAAAACGCGCGCGTGATGCACGGGGACGCCCGCTTCCTGTTGAGGCACTGTTTTGCGCCGGAGAGCGTGGAGCGCGTCTACATGAATTTCCCCTGCCCCTGGCCGAAGACGAGGCACGCCTCGCGCCGCGTCACGGTGCCCTCATTTTCCGACCTGATGAACTACCTCATCTGCCCCGGCGGGAGCTTTGAGCTTGCCACCGACGTTGACTGGTACGCGCAGGAGACGGCCGAAGTGTTCTCAGTCAATCCGGCCTTCCGCGCCGACCCGGTGGAGATAAATCCACTCCGCCCCTACGTGACCAAGTACGAGCGGAAGTGGAAGGCGATGGGAAAAGATACCTGGCATCTGACGATATACAAGGATACGGAAATTACGGAAAAGCCCGAGGGAGAGGATGACTGGCCGATGGAATGTGAAGCGTCGACAAAAAAAAGCGTGAAGGAAGTTATAGATTCGCTGAAAGACCGCGAGGGCGAAGGCGTCGGCGGCAGGGGCCACTGGGTCTTCCGCGACGCCTTTCTCTCCGACGGAGGCGTCGGCCTGCTGCTGGTGATTACGTCTGACGAGGGATTTGAACAGCACTTCTACCTCAAGGTGATCCCGAACCCGCGCGGCGTTACGATAAAGGTCGACTCGGTAGGGCATCCCTATCGGACGCCCGCGATGAGGGCGGCGCTGCTTAAGGCGTTAGCCGCCGCGGAGCAGCAGTAA